A DNA window from Prosthecobacter debontii contains the following coding sequences:
- a CDS encoding right-handed parallel beta-helix repeat-containing protein: MKSLVSALGVLCFSLSAMATPATLRSKGAVGDGVTDDRAAIEKALKDAAGTPLDGEGLTYAVQGTVSVSVDVDLRNVILKQTQGSWDASPYIRSAASQETPQVKPAEALTKMVKGLPWLRYDGVATYPEDPVVTGDDLKALREMLNLRTLFIHGRENQPVSIRLEKVQVLRGHHADAGMHSNSAGLYLVDASPVTLTDIEITGDGKGAGLFVHRCRKVRMDRLNIHDILWAPYRGDMEFTAAVLGGDFGWNNSPIYDFDERAGRFMRVRVQEQLTGMTIGSSDDVEITNSRIERIGTKVDGKFLPWQADGVTVSGVKNLVMRDCVITSTWEGIDLTGQGVDGFVQENIRISDSFAYGFKYAHPQKNGKVINCVSEHAAYRSFTIGAECENIEFIHCVARETGSKNYWRREGRERNGIYGFELGFQEDASPQNITFKDCRAENVAFPTTMECGFGTSDRAAKPELNIRLIHPKVVGATLRAVDGFRVVEEAP, translated from the coding sequence ATGAAATCTCTCGTTAGCGCCCTGGGCGTCCTGTGTTTTTCGTTATCGGCCATGGCGACCCCGGCGACGCTTCGCTCCAAGGGAGCTGTCGGAGATGGAGTCACGGATGATCGGGCGGCGATTGAGAAAGCTTTGAAGGATGCTGCCGGGACTCCTCTGGATGGCGAGGGACTCACCTACGCGGTTCAAGGCACGGTTTCCGTGAGCGTGGATGTGGATCTGCGCAACGTCATCCTCAAGCAGACGCAGGGCTCCTGGGATGCCTCTCCCTACATCCGCTCCGCAGCGAGTCAGGAGACCCCTCAGGTGAAACCGGCGGAGGCGCTGACGAAAATGGTCAAGGGCTTGCCTTGGCTACGCTACGATGGTGTGGCCACTTACCCGGAAGATCCGGTGGTGACGGGTGATGATCTCAAAGCGTTGCGCGAAATGTTGAATCTCCGCACCCTCTTCATCCACGGACGTGAAAACCAGCCTGTTTCGATCCGTCTGGAAAAGGTGCAGGTGCTGCGTGGTCATCATGCCGATGCGGGCATGCATTCGAATTCGGCGGGGCTTTATCTGGTGGATGCCAGTCCGGTGACGTTGACCGACATTGAGATCACCGGTGATGGCAAGGGCGCGGGCCTGTTCGTTCATCGTTGCCGGAAGGTGCGTATGGACCGATTGAACATTCACGATATCCTTTGGGCCCCTTACCGAGGTGACATGGAGTTCACAGCTGCGGTGCTGGGCGGTGATTTCGGGTGGAATAACAGCCCCATCTATGACTTCGATGAACGAGCCGGCCGCTTTATGCGTGTGCGGGTGCAGGAGCAGCTCACGGGCATGACGATCGGCAGTTCAGACGATGTGGAGATCACGAACTCACGCATCGAACGCATCGGCACAAAGGTGGATGGCAAGTTCTTACCCTGGCAGGCGGATGGCGTGACCGTCAGTGGCGTGAAGAATCTGGTGATGCGCGATTGCGTGATCACCTCCACTTGGGAGGGCATTGATTTGACCGGCCAAGGTGTGGATGGTTTCGTTCAGGAAAACATCCGCATCAGCGACAGCTTTGCCTACGGCTTCAAATACGCTCACCCGCAAAAGAACGGCAAGGTGATCAACTGCGTCTCCGAGCACGCCGCTTACCGAAGCTTCACCATCGGGGCCGAATGTGAAAACATCGAGTTCATCCATTGTGTGGCCCGCGAAACGGGATCGAAAAACTACTGGCGTCGGGAGGGGCGGGAGAGAAATGGGATCTATGGTTTTGAACTGGGTTTTCAGGAGGACGCCTCGCCTCAAAACATCACGTTCAAAGATTGTCGGGCGGAGAATGTGGCGTTCCCGACGACGATGGAATGTGGGTTTGGCACCAGTGATCGTGCCGCCAAACCCGAGCTGAATATCCGGCTCATCCATCCGAAGGTGGTCGGGGCGACGCTGCGGGCGGTGGATGGGTTCCGGGTGGTGGAGGAAGCCCCCTAG
- a CDS encoding U32 family peptidase, producing the protein MPRPVHLPELLSPAGNWDCARAAVANGADAIFFGLPKFNARMRADNFTADDLPELMKFLHSHGVKGYCAFNVLIFTGELADAEQQLRQLEAAGVDAVIVQDLGLARMVKRLTPNLRLHASTQMTITSPEGLELANTLGIDQAVLARELSLRELERFRATESPEVPLEVFVHGALCVAYSGQCLTSESLGRRSANRGECAQACRMPYEMIVDGELRDLGDKRYLLSPQDLAAVQEIPRLIELGIRSFKIEGRLKTPEYVAAVTRVYRKAMDAALADQDVTQVITDEDRYELEMTFSRGLYSGWMHGVNHQQLVGAYYGKKRGYYIGVVRSVARDAVELEEVPSHLKNGDGVVFENLQDTNDEQGGRIYGLHGNWLEFQRGRLRTDLIQPGTRLFKTGDQVLEQQLRQTFQGDIPLRKKQKLDLVISGRPGVPLVIQVKDQTIQVQSSLPLDQARQRPLNLEVLQNQLGRLGGTAYELGDVELHLEGEVILPVSELNKMRRALVHAVSEAPSTEPARRPFSTEHVRAMLAEVGSKQANTSPAPDAATLHVLCRNQAQIEAALEAGVSELYVDFEDVRLYADAVKHVRDNSQAHIYLATPRIQKSGEAGFFKLISRAEPHGVLIRNLGAIAFFKDAGIPVTGDFSLNVANPLTADFLKQTGLERLTISYDLNIEQVLDLLHGAPAEWFEITLHQHMPMFHMEHCAFAAFLSKGTDFTTCGRPCERHQVRLRDRVGMEHPLKADVGCRNTLFNAVPQTGAQFFTGLMQAGLRHYRIELLEQSREESTRIIRTYQNLLAGQRGGEDIWRDLKAQSQLGVTRGTMAELV; encoded by the coding sequence ATGCCTCGCCCTGTCCATCTGCCTGAACTTCTCTCCCCTGCTGGTAATTGGGACTGCGCCCGTGCGGCGGTGGCCAATGGTGCCGATGCTATCTTCTTCGGCCTACCCAAGTTCAATGCGCGAATGAGGGCGGATAACTTCACGGCGGATGACTTGCCGGAGCTCATGAAGTTTCTCCATAGCCACGGGGTCAAAGGTTACTGCGCCTTCAATGTCCTGATCTTCACCGGTGAGCTTGCCGATGCGGAACAGCAACTCCGCCAGCTCGAAGCCGCCGGTGTGGATGCTGTCATCGTCCAGGACCTCGGCCTCGCCCGGATGGTGAAACGATTGACGCCCAATCTCCGCCTCCATGCGAGCACGCAGATGACCATCACCTCGCCGGAAGGTTTGGAGTTAGCCAATACCTTGGGGATCGATCAAGCCGTGCTGGCCCGTGAGCTCAGCCTTCGCGAGCTGGAACGATTCCGCGCGACGGAGAGCCCTGAGGTGCCGCTGGAGGTCTTCGTCCATGGAGCCCTCTGCGTGGCCTACAGTGGTCAATGCCTCACGAGCGAATCGCTCGGGCGGCGCAGTGCCAACCGGGGTGAGTGCGCGCAAGCCTGCCGCATGCCCTATGAAATGATCGTGGACGGGGAGCTGCGTGATCTCGGCGATAAGCGCTATTTGTTAAGCCCTCAGGACCTGGCGGCGGTTCAAGAAATCCCGCGTCTCATTGAGTTAGGCATCCGCAGCTTTAAAATCGAAGGTCGCCTCAAGACGCCTGAATACGTGGCTGCCGTGACGCGAGTGTATCGCAAAGCGATGGATGCAGCTCTGGCCGATCAGGATGTGACGCAGGTCATCACCGATGAGGATCGATACGAACTGGAGATGACCTTTTCACGAGGGCTCTATTCAGGGTGGATGCACGGCGTGAATCATCAACAACTCGTGGGTGCCTACTATGGCAAAAAGCGGGGTTACTACATCGGAGTCGTCCGCTCCGTGGCGCGCGATGCGGTCGAACTGGAAGAAGTGCCCAGCCACCTGAAAAACGGAGATGGTGTCGTCTTTGAAAACCTCCAGGACACCAACGATGAGCAAGGCGGGCGCATCTATGGCCTGCATGGCAATTGGCTGGAGTTTCAGCGGGGGCGCCTGCGCACGGATTTGATCCAACCAGGAACACGCCTTTTCAAGACAGGCGATCAAGTGTTGGAACAGCAGCTCCGCCAGACCTTCCAAGGGGACATCCCCCTGCGGAAGAAGCAAAAGCTGGATCTGGTGATTTCGGGCCGTCCTGGAGTGCCTCTGGTCATTCAGGTCAAGGATCAGACGATCCAAGTGCAATCGAGCCTCCCGCTGGATCAGGCCCGCCAGAGACCGCTCAACCTTGAGGTTTTGCAAAATCAGTTAGGCCGACTGGGCGGCACCGCTTATGAACTCGGCGATGTGGAGCTGCACCTCGAAGGCGAGGTCATCCTCCCTGTCAGTGAGCTGAACAAGATGCGTCGTGCCCTCGTGCATGCCGTCTCTGAAGCGCCCTCCACCGAACCGGCTCGGCGTCCCTTCTCCACGGAGCATGTGCGGGCGATGCTGGCTGAGGTGGGGTCAAAGCAGGCGAACACCTCCCCGGCGCCAGATGCCGCGACGCTCCATGTGCTGTGTCGAAATCAAGCGCAAATCGAAGCCGCGCTGGAGGCAGGCGTCTCGGAACTCTATGTGGACTTTGAAGACGTGCGTCTCTATGCCGACGCCGTCAAACATGTGCGTGATAACAGTCAGGCCCACATCTATCTCGCCACACCACGCATTCAAAAGTCCGGCGAAGCGGGCTTCTTCAAGCTCATCAGCCGCGCAGAGCCTCATGGCGTGCTGATTCGTAACCTCGGAGCCATTGCCTTCTTCAAAGACGCAGGCATCCCGGTCACGGGAGATTTCTCGCTGAATGTGGCCAATCCGTTGACGGCCGACTTCCTCAAACAAACGGGCCTGGAACGTCTCACCATCAGCTACGATCTCAACATCGAGCAAGTGCTCGACCTGCTGCATGGAGCCCCTGCGGAGTGGTTCGAGATCACCCTGCACCAGCACATGCCCATGTTTCATATGGAGCACTGCGCCTTTGCCGCCTTTCTTTCCAAGGGCACCGACTTCACCACCTGCGGCCGCCCTTGTGAGCGGCATCAAGTGCGCCTGCGTGATCGCGTGGGCATGGAGCACCCGTTGAAAGCCGATGTGGGCTGTCGCAATACCCTGTTCAATGCGGTACCTCAAACGGGGGCCCAATTCTTCACGGGCCTCATGCAAGCCGGGCTCCGACACTACCGCATCGAGCTCCTGGAACAAAGCCGCGAAGAGTCCACCCGCATCATCCGCACCTATCAAAACCTCCTCGCCGGTCAGCGTGGCGGTGAAGACATCTGGCGCGATCTCAAAGCTCAATCCCAGCTCGGCGTCACCCGTGGCACGATGGCGGAATTGGTGTGA
- the rsmH gene encoding 16S rRNA (cytosine(1402)-N(4))-methyltransferase RsmH, whose product MFASTASIFSNPWNANVSLAGGVAHGGTQKGWFSRATEMFQAGIWPWFGTSDDAMEDLMPLGRTSLTSRPTDADNGSGAPSPEPGGARDIPFYHLPVLLNEVLDVLQPEPGKLIFDGTLGGGGHTEAILQKGARVVAMDQDDEALRHATERLKGYADRFCALKGNFRDFPTVLGEAGISGLDGMLIDIGVSSRHLDAPERGFSFNKEGPLDMRMDTSGPITAADIVNTYPQEELERILKVYGEEPQARKIARAIVQARGREAFRTTLQLANLISSVCPKFSKRHPATLTFQALRIETNQELAVLEDFLKAAPRWLKPGGRLAVITFHSLEDRIVKHTFQQQSQVWLDRPEWPAPRPNPDCVYKLLFRKPLEASEGELSLNPRARSARLRGVERLSS is encoded by the coding sequence ATGTTTGCCTCAACTGCCAGCATTTTCTCCAATCCCTGGAATGCCAATGTCTCATTGGCAGGCGGAGTGGCGCATGGCGGGACGCAAAAGGGCTGGTTTTCTAGAGCGACTGAAATGTTTCAGGCGGGCATCTGGCCCTGGTTTGGCACGTCAGATGATGCCATGGAAGATCTAATGCCTCTCGGACGCACTTCATTAACCTCACGCCCTACCGATGCCGACAACGGTTCCGGTGCTCCTTCTCCAGAACCTGGAGGCGCGAGGGATATACCTTTTTATCACCTGCCCGTGCTTCTGAATGAAGTGTTGGACGTTCTCCAGCCGGAGCCGGGAAAATTGATCTTCGACGGCACCCTCGGCGGTGGCGGACATACGGAGGCCATCCTGCAAAAGGGCGCCCGTGTGGTGGCCATGGATCAGGATGATGAAGCACTGCGTCATGCCACGGAGCGTCTGAAAGGCTACGCCGATCGCTTCTGCGCATTGAAAGGGAACTTCCGTGACTTTCCCACCGTGCTCGGTGAGGCGGGGATCTCGGGGCTGGATGGCATGCTGATTGATATTGGCGTGAGCAGCCGCCACCTGGATGCGCCTGAGCGTGGATTTTCCTTCAATAAAGAGGGGCCTCTGGACATGCGCATGGATACCTCCGGCCCGATCACCGCGGCGGATATCGTCAATACCTATCCGCAGGAGGAATTGGAGCGCATTTTGAAAGTCTATGGGGAGGAACCTCAGGCTCGCAAGATTGCTCGTGCGATTGTGCAGGCCCGTGGTCGCGAGGCCTTCCGCACCACGCTGCAACTGGCGAATCTCATCTCCAGTGTCTGTCCTAAGTTCAGCAAGCGGCATCCTGCCACGCTGACCTTTCAAGCCTTGCGCATCGAGACCAATCAGGAGCTGGCTGTGCTGGAAGACTTTTTGAAAGCCGCACCGCGTTGGCTGAAACCCGGGGGGCGTCTGGCGGTCATCACCTTCCACTCGCTGGAGGACCGCATCGTCAAACACACCTTTCAGCAGCAGAGTCAGGTGTGGCTGGACCGCCCTGAATGGCCCGCTCCAAGGCCCAATCCCGACTGCGTGTATAAACTGCTTTTCCGCAAACCCTTAGAAGCCTCTGAAGGCGAACTGAGCCTCAACCCCCGAGCCCGCAGCGCACGTCTGCGCGGTGTCGAACGCCTCTCTTCATGA
- a CDS encoding peptidoglycan D,D-transpeptidase FtsI family protein, which yields MISPTPNQNQIRRDRPLFHRMMLITCLLTLCFSGVAWRLYDLHLKRGVDLAEEAAKKFREDRVLPAQRGSIKDHSDRYLAYDEEVYELQTDRVHLHDVRSILPNLARIRGVKQKDLTRTLSNEQILDAYHRHVAEALCAKLGGPVEAMLEKVTSRRPIEVLTHNMNDDEAKDWRRHLESLLVKGVYVKPAVRRHYPTDNRLALIIGGVEDGKGGVQGIEKTYEDVLRGIPGSVCVEHDKYGRELLLYRGEIKEPVHGKDVHLTIDLQMQDAVDSIVAQAQAQYRPNKMMAIVTEVSTGSILAMSFLPGHDRTEPASTNWKNLTIYEPYEPGSTFKVVAFTAALDQRKITLNEQIDCHWGQYTDPVLKSHLSDVSKMGTVLMREAFAKSSNIATYKVFKRLGQDTFLDYVKRFGFGRKTGIELSGESRGYINDTKWSNTTSSRFPIGYEVNVTPLQMAMAYGAIANGGILMKPRLVEQIVEDGGRKVTRMQPEAVGQVCTGKAAELMRELLSGVVEHGTGTRAQVEGIEVAGKTGTSLRYDPELIVGKNKDGTPKKGGYRDDQWITSFAGFAPAKDPKVVCVVVLDNPHAPNPHDIGGGKVAAPIFAEIVSEVLKQLSIRPQRPLALEGGAE from the coding sequence ATGATCTCCCCCACTCCCAATCAAAACCAGATTCGCCGAGATCGTCCGCTGTTTCATCGGATGATGCTCATCACCTGTTTGCTCACGCTTTGTTTTTCGGGCGTGGCTTGGCGTCTCTATGATCTGCATTTGAAGCGGGGCGTGGACTTGGCTGAAGAGGCGGCGAAGAAGTTCCGCGAAGACCGGGTGTTACCCGCGCAGCGGGGTTCCATCAAAGATCACTCGGACCGCTATCTCGCTTATGACGAGGAGGTCTATGAATTGCAGACGGACCGCGTGCATCTCCATGATGTGCGCTCCATCCTGCCCAATCTGGCGCGTATCCGCGGGGTGAAGCAGAAGGACCTGACTCGCACCTTGAGTAATGAGCAGATCCTAGACGCCTACCACCGCCATGTGGCTGAAGCGCTGTGTGCAAAGCTGGGCGGGCCCGTGGAGGCCATGCTGGAAAAAGTGACTTCACGCCGCCCGATCGAGGTGCTGACGCACAACATGAATGATGACGAGGCGAAGGACTGGCGCCGTCATCTGGAGTCGCTGTTGGTGAAGGGGGTGTATGTCAAACCGGCGGTGCGCCGACACTACCCCACCGATAACCGTCTGGCCCTGATCATCGGGGGAGTCGAGGATGGTAAAGGCGGGGTCCAGGGCATCGAGAAAACCTATGAGGATGTCCTGCGTGGCATCCCGGGATCTGTCTGTGTGGAGCACGACAAGTATGGCCGTGAACTGCTGCTCTATCGTGGCGAGATCAAAGAGCCCGTCCATGGCAAGGACGTGCATCTGACCATTGATCTCCAGATGCAGGACGCGGTAGATTCGATCGTGGCCCAGGCTCAGGCTCAATACCGGCCTAACAAGATGATGGCGATCGTGACCGAAGTCTCCACCGGCTCCATCCTCGCCATGAGCTTCTTGCCTGGCCATGACCGCACTGAGCCAGCGAGCACGAATTGGAAAAACCTGACCATTTATGAACCCTACGAGCCGGGTTCGACCTTCAAAGTCGTCGCCTTCACGGCGGCTCTGGATCAGCGAAAGATCACTTTGAATGAGCAAATCGATTGCCACTGGGGGCAATACACCGATCCGGTGCTCAAATCCCATCTCTCGGACGTCTCGAAGATGGGCACCGTCCTCATGCGCGAGGCTTTTGCCAAGTCCAGTAACATCGCCACCTACAAGGTCTTCAAGCGCCTGGGTCAGGATACCTTCCTGGATTATGTGAAACGTTTCGGATTCGGACGTAAGACCGGCATTGAGCTCTCAGGAGAAAGTCGCGGTTACATCAACGATACGAAGTGGTCGAACACGACCTCCTCGCGCTTCCCCATCGGCTATGAAGTCAATGTCACCCCCTTGCAGATGGCCATGGCGTATGGAGCGATCGCCAATGGCGGCATCTTGATGAAACCTCGTCTGGTGGAGCAGATCGTCGAGGACGGCGGACGTAAAGTCACTCGCATGCAGCCTGAGGCCGTCGGCCAGGTCTGCACCGGCAAGGCGGCGGAACTGATGCGGGAACTGCTTTCCGGCGTGGTGGAGCACGGCACGGGCACCCGCGCCCAGGTGGAGGGCATCGAGGTCGCCGGGAAGACCGGCACCAGCCTGCGCTACGATCCCGAATTGATTGTTGGCAAGAATAAAGATGGAACTCCGAAAAAGGGCGGCTATCGGGATGATCAGTGGATCACTTCCTTTGCCGGTTTCGCCCCAGCGAAAGACCCCAAGGTCGTTTGTGTCGTTGTGCTGGACAATCCCCATGCACCGAACCCTCACGACATCGGCGGCGGGAAGGTGGCCGCACCCATCTTTGCTGAAATCGTGTCCGAAGTCTTGAAACAACTCTCCATCCGTCCTCAACGTCCCCTCGCTCTCGAAGGAGGTGCCGAATAA
- a CDS encoding UDP-N-acetylmuramoyl-L-alanyl-D-glutamate--2,6-diaminopimelate ligase: protein MILRDLIPHLDNPVVSGSLDTPITGLTYDSRKAGPGIAFVALRGRTADGHEYIPTAIQAGAAAIISEQAPPDDAKVPWVHVKFTRIALAQAAAALYGFPAEKLSIGAVTGTNGKTTSAFLLHHLLNQGQKRCGLLSTVVYDLGGQQVPSTHTTPESLEIQHLLSQMVDNGCRAVSMEASSHALDQERMHGLPIAAGIFTNLTQDHLDYHGTMEAYYAAKVRLFETIAHQSKGSMIINADDAWGRKLITRYESTGRVVRYGYGVGYDFRAVNVRFDLTGTTFELEAIGRTFLVRTPLIGDFNVYNSLGALAAAHAMGLNLRETVSHLKNAPQVPGRLERVTEATSKFQVFVDYAHTPDAIENALKTVRALRPRRIIIVFGCGGGRDRTKRPLMAAAAEAGSDICVLTSDNPRQDDPQVIIADAVKGFARPKNHVTIVDRREAIKIALENARAGDIILVAGKGHEDYQEIQGKKYPFDDRRVVRQLMTQIHGARDAERAEREREREAERDQDPRNRDAGRGRPPFYR, encoded by the coding sequence ATGATCCTGCGCGATCTCATCCCTCATCTGGATAACCCGGTCGTCTCCGGCAGTCTGGATACCCCCATCACCGGCTTGACCTATGATTCACGGAAAGCCGGACCTGGCATCGCCTTCGTGGCTCTGCGGGGTCGCACGGCGGACGGTCACGAATACATTCCCACCGCGATCCAGGCAGGTGCTGCGGCGATTATTTCCGAGCAGGCTCCCCCGGATGATGCGAAGGTGCCTTGGGTGCATGTCAAGTTCACCCGCATCGCCCTGGCTCAGGCCGCCGCCGCGCTGTATGGCTTTCCTGCGGAGAAGCTTTCGATCGGTGCCGTGACAGGCACGAATGGCAAGACGACCTCGGCTTTCCTGCTCCATCACCTGCTCAATCAGGGGCAGAAGCGCTGCGGTTTGCTCAGCACCGTGGTCTATGACCTGGGCGGCCAGCAGGTGCCTTCCACCCATACCACTCCCGAGTCTCTGGAGATCCAGCATCTGCTCTCTCAGATGGTGGATAATGGCTGTCGTGCCGTGTCCATGGAGGCCAGCTCTCACGCTCTGGATCAGGAGCGCATGCATGGCTTGCCCATTGCTGCCGGCATCTTCACCAATCTCACCCAGGATCACCTGGACTACCATGGCACCATGGAGGCCTACTACGCGGCCAAGGTTCGCCTGTTTGAAACCATCGCGCATCAGTCTAAAGGCTCGATGATCATCAATGCCGATGATGCCTGGGGGCGTAAACTGATCACTCGCTATGAAAGCACGGGGCGCGTGGTCCGCTACGGTTACGGGGTCGGCTATGACTTCCGCGCGGTGAACGTGCGGTTTGATCTCACGGGCACGACCTTTGAGCTGGAGGCCATCGGCCGCACCTTCTTGGTGCGCACGCCTTTGATCGGTGACTTCAATGTTTACAACTCCCTCGGCGCACTCGCTGCGGCGCATGCCATGGGGCTGAATCTGCGTGAAACGGTGTCTCACCTGAAGAATGCACCGCAGGTGCCTGGACGCCTGGAGCGCGTGACGGAAGCGACGTCGAAATTCCAGGTCTTTGTGGATTACGCCCACACGCCGGACGCCATTGAGAATGCGCTCAAAACGGTGCGCGCCCTCCGCCCACGCCGCATCATCATCGTCTTTGGTTGCGGCGGTGGGCGGGACCGGACCAAGCGCCCCCTCATGGCTGCGGCGGCGGAAGCGGGGAGCGACATCTGCGTGCTGACCAGTGATAACCCGCGCCAGGATGATCCGCAGGTGATCATCGCTGATGCGGTGAAGGGCTTTGCCCGACCCAAGAATCATGTGACCATCGTGGATCGCCGCGAGGCCATCAAGATCGCGCTCGAAAACGCTCGTGCGGGAGACATCATCCTCGTCGCCGGTAAAGGCCACGAGGACTATCAGGAGATCCAAGGCAAGAAATACCCGTTCGACGATCGCCGTGTGGTGCGTCAGCTCATGACCCAGATCCATGGCGCTCGTGACGCTGAGCGGGCTGAACGTGAGCGTGAACGCGAGGCTGAGCGTGATCAAGATCCGCGCAATCGTGATGCCGGGCGGGGGCGGCCACCCTTCTATCGTTAG
- a CDS encoding UDP-N-acetylmuramoyl-tripeptide--D-alanyl-D-alanine ligase has translation MKPIALQTLADFAEGRYAAESLVLPQSVTRVTTDSRNVGSGDVFVALAGDRFDAHDFIPQVVAAGAAAVVVSRVDPAWDLGACLVIEVPDTLLALQNMARGYRAWHQPLIVGLTGSNGKTSTKDLTALVMGLKMQTRATLGNLNNHIGLPLTLLSLAEGDECGVVEMGMNHPGEIKTLVDIALPDAAIVTNVGMAHIEYMGSQDAIGWEKGTLPANVHAEGVVVLNANDKYTPLISRHCQATVFTAGTGAGDVRAFDLQPGPDGTRFKLDFSGEVVETFLPVMGDHMVGNAALAACMGWAHGISPADIAQGLSQARLTGGRMETKTVQGILFIDDSYNANPDSMKAGLVTLASLSIPGQKIAVLGRMGELGAHAQSGHEDVGRFAAELGLTALYTVGDEAALISQAAQAAGQAETLNFPSHEACAAHLKKMLQPGDAVLLKGSRSAGMEKVLLHFQSA, from the coding sequence ATGAAGCCGATTGCCCTCCAGACGCTGGCAGACTTCGCCGAAGGGCGATACGCTGCGGAAAGTCTTGTTTTACCTCAAAGCGTCACGCGAGTCACCACAGACTCGCGCAATGTGGGTTCTGGTGATGTCTTCGTGGCACTGGCAGGGGATCGCTTTGATGCCCATGACTTCATCCCCCAGGTCGTGGCTGCAGGGGCGGCGGCTGTGGTGGTGAGCCGGGTGGACCCCGCCTGGGATTTGGGGGCCTGTTTGGTGATCGAGGTGCCGGATACGCTGCTGGCTTTGCAAAACATGGCGCGTGGCTACCGCGCCTGGCATCAGCCGCTCATCGTCGGTCTCACCGGCAGTAATGGCAAGACATCCACCAAAGACCTGACAGCTCTGGTGATGGGGCTGAAAATGCAGACCCGCGCGACGCTGGGAAATCTGAACAATCACATCGGCCTGCCGCTGACCCTGCTCAGTCTCGCTGAAGGCGATGAGTGCGGGGTGGTGGAGATGGGCATGAATCACCCCGGTGAGATCAAGACGCTGGTGGACATCGCACTGCCGGATGCGGCGATCGTGACCAACGTTGGCATGGCGCACATCGAATACATGGGCAGTCAAGACGCCATCGGTTGGGAAAAAGGCACGCTGCCCGCCAACGTGCATGCGGAGGGCGTGGTGGTGCTGAATGCGAATGACAAATACACGCCGCTCATCTCTCGGCATTGCCAAGCGACCGTCTTCACAGCCGGCACCGGTGCTGGAGATGTGCGCGCCTTTGATCTGCAACCCGGTCCTGACGGCACCCGCTTCAAGCTCGATTTCTCCGGTGAGGTTGTCGAAACCTTCCTTCCGGTCATGGGGGACCACATGGTCGGTAATGCCGCGCTCGCGGCCTGCATGGGCTGGGCACATGGCATCTCTCCCGCCGACATTGCGCAGGGGCTGAGCCAAGCCCGACTCACAGGCGGACGCATGGAGACGAAGACCGTCCAGGGCATCCTCTTCATCGACGACTCTTACAACGCCAATCCTGACTCCATGAAAGCAGGCTTGGTCACCCTGGCCTCCTTGTCCATCCCCGGCCAAAAGATCGCTGTCCTCGGTCGCATGGGGGAACTCGGTGCTCATGCTCAGTCGGGGCATGAAGACGTGGGGCGTTTTGCCGCTGAGCTTGGGCTCACGGCTCTTTACACGGTGGGGGATGAAGCGGCCCTCATTTCTCAGGCCGCCCAGGCAGCGGGGCAGGCTGAGACGCTCAATTTCCCTTCTCACGAAGCCTGTGCTGCCCATCTGAAGAAAATGTTGCAGCCCGGAGACGCGGTCCTGTTGAAGGGCAGCCGCTCCGCAGGCATGGAAAAAGTCCTCCTCCACTTTCAGTCCGCCTAG